CGTGGTATGACCGCGCGCATCCTCCTGGTCGAGGACGACGCCGACCTGGCCCGGTTGCTGGACCGGGCGCTCAGTGGCGAGGGGTACGCCGTGACGCGCGCCGGTGACGGTCACACCGGGCTGCACCTCGCGCTGACTCACCCGGTGGACGCGATGATTGTCGACCGTGGTCTGCCCGCCGTCGAAGGACTGGACCTGATCGCCCGGTTGCGCAGTCGCGGTGTCGGTACGCCGATCCTGGTTCTGTCGGCACGGAACAGTACGGCGGATCGGGTCGAAGGACTGGATGCGGGCGCTGAGGACTATCTGACCAAGCCGTTCGAGCTGACGGAGTTGATGGCTCGCGTACGTGCGCTGCTGCGGCGGCATCTCGATCATGCGGTGCAGCTCGCGGTACCAGGTGGCGTACTCGATCTGGATCACCGGACCGTACGACGTGACGACGGTGCGTCGGTGGAGCTGTCCGAACGAGAGGCGGCATTGCTGGGCTTACTGGCGGCACGGCCTGGCGCTGTCTTCAGCCGGTCGGACCTGCTGGACCGGGTGTTCGACGAGGCGGAGTCGGAGACAGTTGTCGATACGTACGTGCACTACTGCCGGCGCAAGCTGGGGCGGGGCGTGATCAGCACCGTACGCGGGCTCGGGTACCGGTTGGGTGCGCCATGAGCGCACGGCTGATCGGGGACGAGGTACTGGTCCGCCGCGCGGCGCGGGGCGTCGCCGTACAGGCTGCAGCCCTGGTGGCGCTTGCGATGCTGCTGCTGATCGCACTGGTCACTGTGGTGGTCGTACGCGAGCAGACGAACGCTGCGGACGATCTGCTCCGCTCGGCGATCAGTACCGCTGACGACGTGGGTGATCCGCCTGCTGGGGCCTGGCTGGTGATGACGAACTCAGCTGGTACTACAACCTCGCCTGGTCTGCCTGCGAGCCTGCTGCCGGACCTGGCGACGCTGCGTACGGAGGCATCGGAGCAGGTTCATCTGAGTACCGTCGAGGACGACGACGGCGGCTATCGGATCGCTACTGGGTTGTCGAACGGCCGGCCAGTACAGGCGGTACTGGATCTGGCGACGACCCAGCAGGAGCGTGCACGGCTGTTCCAGGCGATGGGGATTGCTTCCGGCGCGGCACTACTACTGGCAGTTCTGTTGGGCGTTCTGATCGGACGCCGGGCAGTGCGGCCGTTGGCACAGGCATTGACGTTGCAGCGCGCGTTCGTTGCCGATGCGGGGCATGAGCTGCGTACGCCGTTGACGCTGCTGAGTACGCGGGCCCAACTGCTCGAACGGTCGTTGCGGCGTGCGGATGCGGATGAGGACGTACTGGATGACGCTGACGGCGTACTGCGTGACACGCGGCGCTTGGCGGAGGTAGTGGACGACCTGCTGGCCGCAGCTGATCCACGCGGCATGGAGGACGGCCAACCGGTTGATCTGATCGGGATCGCTGCGGACGTCGCGGACAGTGCGGCGGCGCACGCGGGGGAGGCGGGCGTACGGCTGCGCTGGGAGAGCGAGCTGCAGTCAGCGCCGGCGTTGGGGACGGCGAGTGCGATTCGGCGCGCGACACTCGCTCTGGTCGACAATGCGATCGACCACACACCACGCGACGGGACGGTGCGGATCGCCGTACGGCGGCATCGTGGGGACCTGATCCTGTCGGTGAGCGACACCGGCCCTGGGATCGGACCGGAGGCCGCACAGCGCGTACTGCGGCGCTTCGACACGGGCGGTCACCGGTCGGGGCGGGCGCACTACGGGCTCGGTCTGGCGCTCGCGCACGACGTGGCGAACCGCCTGGGCGGACAGCTTCGCCTGGCGCCCGCTGACGTCGGCGCGACGTTCGAGCTGGTACTGCCTGCGCTAGCGGAGGCAGGTCCAAGGAAGGACTAAGAATCAGCGGGCATCGTCGGAGCATGACGTACCGCGGGCCAGCAGAGGTGATGAACCGGCCCCGGATCACCCACGCCCGACGCAGGCCGCGCCGTACGCCCAGCTGGTGGCGTGATGCCATCGGAGTGCTGTGCTGGGTGACAGTACTGGTGGTGGTCGCGCTCTGGGTGTCGGGACGTGGCTTCCAGAACCTCCTGAGCGGCCCGGCCGACCTGCTCACGTCACTCGGGCGGCTGTCTGGGCTGGTGGCGGCTGATCTGCTGCTCGTACAGGTGTTCCTGATGGCACGGGTGCCGATGATCGAGCGCAGCTACGGACAGGACGAGCTGGCACGAAGGCATCGGCTGGTCGGGTTCTGGTCGTTCAACCTCTTGCTGCTGCACATCGGCCTGATCCTGGTCGGGTACACACTGCGCGACCACAACGACCTGGTACATGAGACGTGGTCGGTGGTCACTACGTACGGCGGCATGCTGCTGGCGACCGCTGCGACTCTTGCACTCACCCTGGTCGTGGTGACGTCGGTGCGTGCGGCACGACGCGCATTGCGGTACGAGTCGTGGCACCTGCTGCACTTGTACGCGTACCTGGGCGTGGGTTTGTCGATACCGCATGAGATCTGGACCGGCGCCGACTTCACCACGTCGGCGTTGGCGCGTACCTACTGGTGGTCCGTGTACGGTGTCGCGCTCGGTGCGATCTTGTTGTACCGGGTGGCGCTGCCGTTGTGGCGTACGCTCCGGCACGGACTCACCGTGCGCGAGGTGATCCCCGAGGCGCCTGGTGTGGTGACGGTTCTGCTGGGTGGACGCGGGTTGCATCGGATGCCGGTGCAGGCGGGGCAGTACTTCGTGTTCCGGTTCCTGGATGGACCGGGGTGGTCGCGCGGCAACCCGTACTCGCTGTCGGCTTCGCCTGCACCGGATCGGCTGCGGGTGACTGCGAAGACGGCGGGGGATGGGGGTAGCCGGTTGGCGCGGGTACGGCCGGGGACACGGGTCGCGGTGGAGGGACCGTACGGGCGGCTGACCGCGGAGCGGCGGGTGACGGAACGCGTGGCGATGTTCGCGTGCGGCATTGGGATCACGCCGTTGCGGGCGTTGCTGGAGGAGCTCTCGTACGCGCCGGGTGACGCGGTGCTGGTGTACCGGGCGCATGACGCGGGTGATCTGGTGTTCCGGGAGGAGCTGGAGCATCTGGCGCGGGTACGGGGGATCACCGTGCACTATCTGCTCGGGCCGCGGATTCAGCGGCGTAAGTCGTGGCTGCCCGTCGGGGCGGAGGCGTGGTCGGACGAGGACGCCGTGCGGCGGGCGGTCCCGGAGCTGGAGCTGTACGACGTGTACGTGTGCGGGCCGGATCGCTGGATGGATGCACTGTGCGCGGCCGTACTGACGGCCGGACTGCCGGCGGGACAGCTGCACCAGGAGCGGTTCTCGTGGTGAGAGGAGAAGACGTGTGAGGCGCGGGACGAGAGTGCTGATGTCGGTCACCAGCGTGGCGGTCGTAGCGGTTGCACTGAGAACCAGCGTGCATCCACAGACGGCTGCTGTTGGTGCAGCGGTCGTTGCTACTGCACCACGTAGCGCGGCGCCACGCACCACGGCGCCACGCACCACGGCGCCACGCACCACGGCGCCACGCACCACGCCACGCGTCACCCGCCATCGCAGCAGTCCGCCACCCGCTCCGACAACAACCGCACCGAAGTCGGTTACTGCTACCGGTGGGGTTGTCGACACGCAGTACGGACCCGTGCAGGTAGGAGTCACCGTGCTGGGCAACCACCTCACCCAGGTACGTACGCTCCAGCACCCAAGCGGCGACGGCCAGACCAACCGCATCAACAGCTACGCGATCCCGCAGCTGGAACAAGAAGCCATGAAGGCCGGAAACGCCCACCTGGACACGGTTTCCGGTGCGACCTTCACCTCGCAGGGCTACCGGCAATCACTCCAGTCAGCTCTCGACGCGGCGCACGGTGCGCGATGACCAGCCACTCGGAACGCCTACGCCGCAACCTGGCCGTCGGCGGCGGCACCGGCGTACTACTGCTGTTGCTGTTCCTCTACCCAACCAGCACGAACCGCACCGAAGGACAGTCCACTCCGGCCGCATCAGCGGGCGTCGTCAGCAACTCAACCGGCGAACTGGTGATCAACGGTTCATCCGCTGGCACCCGGTACGGCCCGGTTCAGGTACGCATCACCGTCCGCGCCAACCGCTTGATCGCCGTCACCCCACTGGTGTATCCGAACGGTGGCCGCCGCGATCAGGAGATCAGCACGTACGCGCTGCCTCAACTCACACACGAAGCACTGGCAGCCCAAACCGCCCACATCGACACGGTCTCCGGCGCCACCTTCACCTCGGACGGCTACCGCCGCTCGCTCCAGTCCGCGCTGGACAGCGCGCACCTCACCAGCTGACCCGCGAAATGGCCGAGGCGGCCGTGGGTGATCCCACGACCGCCTCTGGACAGTGCTGGTGGTCAGGCCTGGCCGTCGTTCTGGGAGTCCAGTTTGCCGATCTGGTCCTTGGCGGCGTCGACACCCTGGTCGATCTTGTCGCCGTACTGGCCGCCGGTCTTCTCGTCGGCGAACTCGCCGGCCTTGTCCAGGCCCTCGCCGATCTTGTCGCTGTGACCGTCGACCAGGTCGGCCGCCTTGTCCTTCAGCTCTTCAGCAGCATTCTTGATGTTGTCGAAAACGCCCATGTCCTGATCTCCGCTCAGTTTCCGTAGCTGTTGTCGTTATCGTCGTTGTTACCGTAGCTACCGCGGTTTTCGTCGCCGCCGTCAGACTGCTGGTACCCACCGCGCTCGCCGTCATCGTTCGACTGCTGGTATCCACCGCGCTCGCCGTCATCGTTCGACTGCTGGTTGCCGCCGCGCCCGGTCTCGTCGTTCGACTGTCCGTACCCGCCGTCGTTCTGCGATTCCTCGCGCCGGCCGTAACCAGAGTCGTTGCCGGATTCCCCTCCGCTGGAATCCCGGCCGTACTCGTTGCCCTGGTCACCTGACCCGTAGTTGCCGTCGTTCTGGTTCTCTTCGTACGGATTGCTCATGCGATATCTCCCCGTGAGATATAAGGTGAACCGGCCGCACCGGTTTCGTCCATGCGCGGCCGCGAGCCGGATGGCACGCGCTCTTTCCTACCGGAAGGTAGGAGGCCGCGCAAGCACTCGGGTCTCGTGTTTCGCGCCCTTTCACGAAGAAGACATCAACGTTACTCAGCGGCTTCTCAGCCGGCCGTGACGATCCGCCGCAACCTGTTCATCGCGCGGAACTGCAGTTGTTTGATCGCGCCGTCCGTACGCGCCATCGCGGCCGCGGTTTCGTTGATCGAGAGGCCGGCGAAGAACCGCAGCGCGAGGCATTCGCGCTGGTCGTCCGGAAGCCGGGCGACCGCGGCCCGCAACGCGGCGGTACCGACCGAGGCAAGCGCTGCCTGCTCCGGTCCGATCGCTTCGTCGGCGCGTGGATCGACCTCGTCGGTGACGACCGCCAGCCGGTTCCAGCCGGAGCGATGGTGGTCGATGACCACGTTCCGCGCGATGGTGACCAGCCAGGCCGCGAAGTTCAGTTTCGCCCGCGGCCGGGCAATCGCCCGGAACGCGCGCAGGAACGTTTCGCTGGTCAGATCCTCGGCCAGGC
The genomic region above belongs to Kribbella solani and contains:
- a CDS encoding sigma-70 family RNA polymerase sigma factor, with the protein product MRDTDMSTNTAAVAQGPAGSPADPLDDEDDLIRRAQTGDAAAFGRLYDRYVHSIYRYTYSKTTSRSLAEDLTSETFLRAFRAIARPRAKLNFAAWLVTIARNVVIDHHRSGWNRLAVVTDEVDPRADEAIGPEQAALASVGTAALRAAVARLPDDQRECLALRFFAGLSINETAAAMARTDGAIKQLQFRAMNRLRRIVTAG
- a CDS encoding response regulator transcription factor; amino-acid sequence: MTARILLVEDDADLARLLDRALSGEGYAVTRAGDGHTGLHLALTHPVDAMIVDRGLPAVEGLDLIARLRSRGVGTPILVLSARNSTADRVEGLDAGAEDYLTKPFELTELMARVRALLRRHLDHAVQLAVPGGVLDLDHRTVRRDDGASVELSEREAALLGLLAARPGAVFSRSDLLDRVFDEAESETVVDTYVHYCRRKLGRGVISTVRGLGYRLGAP
- a CDS encoding FMN-binding protein, which codes for MSVTSVAVVAVALRTSVHPQTAAVGAAVVATAPRSAAPRTTAPRTTAPRTTAPRTTPRVTRHRSSPPPAPTTTAPKSVTATGGVVDTQYGPVQVGVTVLGNHLTQVRTLQHPSGDGQTNRINSYAIPQLEQEAMKAGNAHLDTVSGATFTSQGYRQSLQSALDAAHGAR
- a CDS encoding antitoxin, translated to MGVFDNIKNAAEELKDKAADLVDGHSDKIGEGLDKAGEFADEKTGGQYGDKIDQGVDAAKDQIGKLDSQNDGQA
- a CDS encoding ferric reductase-like transmembrane domain-containing protein, with the protein product MTYRGPAEVMNRPRITHARRRPRRTPSWWRDAIGVLCWVTVLVVVALWVSGRGFQNLLSGPADLLTSLGRLSGLVAADLLLVQVFLMARVPMIERSYGQDELARRHRLVGFWSFNLLLLHIGLILVGYTLRDHNDLVHETWSVVTTYGGMLLATAATLALTLVVVTSVRAARRALRYESWHLLHLYAYLGVGLSIPHEIWTGADFTTSALARTYWWSVYGVALGAILLYRVALPLWRTLRHGLTVREVIPEAPGVVTVLLGGRGLHRMPVQAGQYFVFRFLDGPGWSRGNPYSLSASPAPDRLRVTAKTAGDGGSRLARVRPGTRVAVEGPYGRLTAERRVTERVAMFACGIGITPLRALLEELSYAPGDAVLVYRAHDAGDLVFREELEHLARVRGITVHYLLGPRIQRRKSWLPVGAEAWSDEDAVRRAVPELELYDVYVCGPDRWMDALCAAVLTAGLPAGQLHQERFSW
- a CDS encoding sensor histidine kinase, giving the protein MSARLIGDEVLVRRAARGVAVQAAALVALAMLLLIALVTVVVVREQTNAADDLLRSAISTADDVGDPPAGAWLVMTNSAGTTTSPGLPASLLPDLATLRTEASEQVHLSTVEDDDGGYRIATGLSNGRPVQAVLDLATTQQERARLFQAMGIASGAALLLAVLLGVLIGRRAVRPLAQALTLQRAFVADAGHELRTPLTLLSTRAQLLERSLRRADADEDVLDDADGVLRDTRRLAEVVDDLLAAADPRGMEDGQPVDLIGIAADVADSAAAHAGEAGVRLRWESELQSAPALGTASAIRRATLALVDNAIDHTPRDGTVRIAVRRHRGDLILSVSDTGPGIGPEAAQRVLRRFDTGGHRSGRAHYGLGLALAHDVANRLGGQLRLAPADVGATFELVLPALAEAGPRKD
- a CDS encoding FMN-binding protein, which gives rise to MTSHSERLRRNLAVGGGTGVLLLLLFLYPTSTNRTEGQSTPAASAGVVSNSTGELVINGSSAGTRYGPVQVRITVRANRLIAVTPLVYPNGGRRDQEISTYALPQLTHEALAAQTAHIDTVSGATFTSDGYRRSLQSALDSAHLTS